In a single window of the Burkholderia pyrrocinia genome:
- a CDS encoding DoxX family protein, translating into MSTTTGRYSPRWIRVLLAQPWVGALVRLALVSAFLIGGVNKAMHFGDAIAEQAHFGLHPPAFWAALAVVVEIGGSLCVVFRRFTWIGAGGLGVLTVVAMLVANDFWNLTGVARFMALNSFFEHLGLIAALVLVTMLGDVRSGEGDGRA; encoded by the coding sequence ATGTCGACGACAACCGGCCGGTACAGCCCCCGGTGGATTCGTGTCCTGCTGGCGCAGCCGTGGGTCGGCGCGCTGGTACGACTTGCGCTGGTGTCCGCCTTCCTGATCGGCGGCGTCAACAAGGCGATGCACTTCGGCGATGCGATCGCGGAGCAGGCGCATTTCGGCCTGCACCCGCCCGCGTTCTGGGCTGCACTGGCGGTTGTGGTCGAGATCGGCGGTTCGCTGTGCGTGGTATTTCGCCGCTTCACCTGGATTGGCGCGGGTGGACTCGGCGTGCTGACCGTCGTCGCGATGCTGGTGGCGAACGACTTCTGGAACCTGACGGGCGTGGCGCGCTTCATGGCGCTCAACAGCTTTTTCGAGCACCTGGGGCTGATTGCCGCGCTCGTCCTCGTCACCATGCTTGGCGATGTTCGAAGCGGGGAAGGCGACGGTCGCGCCTGA
- a CDS encoding transporter substrate-binding domain-containing protein, with translation MNGKRIKWVIKTIGAIAAAAATLAAPVQAKEWKTVTVALEGGYAPWNLTLPGGKLGGFEPELLANVCGRIKVQCNMVAQDWDGMIPGLQAGKFDVLMDAISITPEREKILLFSRPYAATPATFAVTDTKIIPKAAPGAPAVKLTGDANADKPTVDALRKQLKGKTIGIQSGTVYTKFINDSFKDIASIRVYKTSPERDLDLVAGRIDASFDDVTYYAANIEKKENASIVLAGPKLGGPIWGPGEGLAFRKQDADLKAKFDAAIGAALADGTVKKLADKWFKTDVTP, from the coding sequence GTGAACGGCAAGCGCATCAAGTGGGTAATCAAGACGATCGGCGCCATCGCGGCCGCGGCGGCGACGCTCGCCGCACCGGTGCAGGCGAAGGAATGGAAGACGGTGACGGTGGCGCTGGAAGGCGGCTACGCGCCGTGGAACCTCACGCTGCCGGGCGGCAAGCTCGGCGGCTTCGAGCCGGAACTGCTCGCGAATGTCTGCGGCCGGATCAAGGTCCAGTGCAACATGGTCGCGCAGGACTGGGACGGGATGATTCCCGGCCTGCAGGCCGGCAAGTTCGATGTCCTGATGGATGCGATCTCGATCACGCCGGAGCGCGAGAAGATCCTGCTGTTCTCGCGCCCCTATGCGGCCACGCCGGCAACGTTCGCCGTCACCGACACGAAGATCATCCCGAAGGCCGCGCCCGGCGCGCCGGCCGTCAAGCTGACCGGCGACGCGAACGCCGACAAGCCGACCGTCGACGCGCTGCGCAAGCAGCTGAAGGGCAAGACGATCGGCATCCAGTCGGGCACCGTCTATACGAAATTCATCAACGACAGCTTCAAGGACATCGCGTCGATCCGCGTGTACAAGACCTCGCCCGAGCGCGATCTCGACCTCGTCGCAGGGCGCATCGACGCGTCGTTCGACGACGTCACGTACTACGCGGCGAACATCGAGAAAAAGGAAAACGCGTCGATCGTGCTCGCGGGCCCGAAGCTCGGCGGGCCGATCTGGGGGCCGGGCGAAGGTCTCGCGTTCCGCAAGCAGGATGCCGACCTTAAGGCGAAGTTCGATGCGGCGATCGGCGCGGCGCTCGCGGACGGCACCGTGAAGAAACTCGCCGACAAGTGGTTCAAGACCGACGTCACGCCGTAA
- a CDS encoding ABC transporter permease: MAILEMLGFGTEGWGGVLLLAALMTVALTLSALAVGALIGAAIAAAKLSRHRSARLLGDLYTTVFRGVPELLVIYLFYFGGSTLVTTVGQWFGAEGFIGVPPFVIGALAVGMISGAYQAEVYRAAVLAVSKGELEAARSIGMPGSMVLRRILIPQVLRFALPGIGNVWQLSLKDSALISVTGLAELLRTSQIAANSTHQYFVFFVAGGALYLVMTGLSNRVFNRAEAIVGRSFRRNFARN, encoded by the coding sequence ATGGCGATCCTTGAAATGCTGGGCTTCGGAACCGAAGGCTGGGGCGGCGTGCTGTTGCTCGCCGCACTGATGACGGTCGCGCTGACGCTCTCCGCGCTCGCGGTCGGCGCGCTGATTGGCGCCGCGATCGCGGCCGCGAAACTGTCGCGCCACCGCAGCGCCCGCCTGCTCGGCGATCTCTACACGACGGTGTTTCGCGGCGTGCCCGAACTGCTCGTCATCTACCTGTTCTATTTCGGCGGCTCGACGCTTGTCACGACCGTCGGGCAGTGGTTCGGCGCGGAAGGCTTCATCGGCGTGCCGCCGTTCGTGATCGGCGCGCTGGCGGTCGGGATGATCTCGGGCGCGTATCAGGCGGAGGTCTACCGAGCGGCCGTGCTGGCCGTGTCGAAGGGCGAGCTCGAGGCGGCGCGCTCGATCGGCATGCCGGGCAGCATGGTGCTGCGCCGCATCCTGATTCCGCAGGTGCTGCGCTTCGCGCTGCCCGGCATCGGCAACGTGTGGCAACTGAGCCTCAAGGATTCGGCGCTGATCTCGGTCACCGGGCTCGCCGAGCTGCTGCGCACGAGCCAGATCGCCGCGAACTCGACGCACCAGTACTTCGTGTTCTTCGTCGCGGGCGGCGCGCTCTACCTCGTGATGACGGGCCTGTCGAACCGCGTGTTCAACCGGGCGGAAGCGATCGTCGGCCGCTCGTTCCGCCGCAATTTCGCGCGCAACTGA
- a CDS encoding ABC transporter permease has translation MSIDFAFLIDTLRQLLAAVPTTLGLFFASLVLGGLLSLVIVTMRVSPHWLPNRFARAYILVFRGSPLLIQMFLVYYGLGQFGVIRESFVWPLLREPYVCAVLSLALCTAGYTAEILRGGLMAVPVGQIEAGYSIGLSGFALLRRVIGPIALRQCLPAYSTEAVLLVKSTALASLVTVWEVTGVAQQIIQQTYRTTEVFVCAALIYLGLNFIVVRLLGALEWRLSGHLRAPKPAGASAAATRNARRVAS, from the coding sequence ATGTCCATCGATTTCGCCTTTCTCATCGACACGCTGCGCCAGTTGCTCGCGGCCGTGCCGACCACGCTCGGCCTGTTCTTCGCGTCGCTCGTGCTCGGCGGCCTGCTGTCGCTCGTGATCGTCACGATGCGCGTGTCGCCGCACTGGCTGCCGAACCGCTTCGCGCGCGCATACATCCTCGTGTTTCGCGGTTCGCCGCTGCTGATCCAGATGTTCCTCGTGTACTACGGGCTCGGCCAGTTCGGCGTGATTCGCGAGAGCTTCGTGTGGCCGCTGCTGCGCGAACCGTATGTGTGCGCGGTGCTGTCGCTCGCGTTGTGCACGGCCGGCTACACGGCCGAGATCCTGCGCGGCGGGCTGATGGCCGTGCCGGTCGGGCAGATCGAGGCTGGTTATTCGATCGGCCTGTCGGGCTTCGCGCTGCTGCGGCGCGTGATCGGCCCGATCGCGTTGCGCCAGTGCCTGCCCGCGTACTCGACCGAAGCCGTGCTGCTCGTCAAGTCGACCGCACTGGCCAGCCTCGTCACGGTGTGGGAAGTGACGGGCGTCGCGCAGCAGATCATTCAGCAGACCTACCGGACGACCGAGGTGTTCGTGTGCGCGGCCCTTATCTACCTCGGCCTGAACTTCATCGTCGTGCGCCTGCTCGGTGCGCTCGAATGGCGGCTGTCGGGCCACCTGCGTGCGCCGAAGCCGGCCGGCGCGTCCGCCGCGGCGACGCGCAACGCCCGGCGCGTCGCGTCCTGA
- a CDS encoding ABC transporter ATP-binding protein, whose amino-acid sequence MNTAAPVALSVRNIHKSFGDHHVLKGISLDAHEGDVISILGASGSGKSTFLRCLNLLETPDDGTVALAGEELKMKRTRDGKLHPGDRRQVDRIRSQLGMVFQNFNLWSHMTVLDNLVEGPLRVQKRSRAEAVEEAEALLARVGLADKRGYYPAHLSGGQQQRVAIARALAMHPKVMLFDEPTSALDPELVGEVLRVMRSLAEEGRTMLVVTHEMGFARHVSNRVMFLHQGEVDSDGTPGDLFGGQCSERFRQFVSSHHDRTTN is encoded by the coding sequence ATGAACACCGCTGCTCCCGTTGCCCTGTCGGTCAGGAACATCCACAAGTCGTTCGGCGATCACCATGTGCTGAAGGGCATTTCGCTCGATGCGCACGAGGGTGACGTCATCTCGATCCTCGGCGCGAGCGGCTCGGGCAAGAGCACGTTCCTGCGCTGCCTGAACCTGCTCGAGACGCCCGACGACGGCACCGTCGCGCTCGCCGGCGAGGAACTGAAGATGAAGCGCACGCGCGACGGCAAGCTGCATCCGGGCGACCGGCGGCAGGTCGACCGGATCCGTTCGCAACTCGGGATGGTGTTCCAGAACTTCAACCTGTGGTCGCACATGACGGTGCTCGACAACCTCGTCGAAGGCCCGCTGCGCGTGCAGAAGCGCAGCCGCGCGGAAGCGGTCGAGGAAGCCGAGGCGCTGCTCGCGCGCGTCGGCCTCGCGGACAAGCGCGGCTACTATCCGGCGCACCTGTCGGGCGGCCAGCAGCAGCGCGTCGCGATCGCCCGTGCGCTCGCGATGCATCCGAAGGTGATGCTGTTCGACGAACCGACATCGGCGCTCGATCCCGAACTGGTCGGCGAGGTACTGCGCGTGATGCGCTCGCTCGCGGAGGAAGGGCGCACGATGCTGGTCGTCACGCACGAGATGGGTTTTGCGCGGCACGTGTCGAACCGCGTGATGTTCCTGCATCAGGGCGAGGTCGATTCGGACGGCACGCCCGGCGACCTGTTCGGCGGCCAGTGCTCGGAGCGCTTCCGGCAGTTCGTGTCGAGCCACCACGACCGCACCACGAACTGA
- a CDS encoding HAL/PAL/TAL family ammonia-lyase, whose protein sequence is MTVFRSAKPLDWRQVSAVAAGEPLALADEARVRVVAARELVDEIVARGIRAYGVNTGVGALCNVIVSPAQQSALSRNILMSHAVGVGAPLGAAETRAIVAAAINNYAHGHSGVRADVVDQLVALLEHDCLPEVPAHGSVGYLTHMAHVALVCIGHGHARHRGERIRGDEALRRIGRAPLVLGAKEGLSLVNGTPCVTGLAALALARAERLLDWADWVAAMSFENLGGQLAAFDPASLALRISPGIGHVGARLRTLLADSGMLAAASGRHTQDPLSLRTIPHVHGAARDVFDVTAEVVDRELASVTDNPIVAGTRDAPVVHSQAHAVGAGIALAMDSLAAAMAQVAAIAERRLDRLVNPLVSGLPAFLAMPGGTCSGFMIAQYTAVALVAQNQRLAAPASLDGGITSGLQEDHLCHATPAALKALDIIENTTRVLAIELLAAAQAYDLQADGASRAAPTDALWRHVRERVPAYRDDRPLADDIAIAAGIVAGVPPPVM, encoded by the coding sequence ATGACCGTATTCCGTTCGGCAAAGCCGCTCGACTGGCGGCAGGTTTCGGCAGTGGCCGCCGGCGAGCCGCTCGCGCTGGCCGACGAGGCGCGCGTCCGCGTCGTCGCGGCGCGCGAGCTCGTCGACGAAATCGTCGCGCGTGGCATCCGCGCGTATGGCGTCAACACGGGCGTCGGCGCACTGTGCAACGTGATCGTGTCGCCGGCGCAGCAGAGTGCGCTGTCGCGCAACATCCTGATGAGCCACGCGGTCGGCGTCGGCGCGCCGCTCGGCGCGGCGGAAACGCGCGCGATCGTCGCGGCGGCGATCAACAACTACGCGCACGGGCATTCGGGCGTGCGCGCCGACGTCGTCGACCAGCTCGTCGCGTTGCTGGAACACGATTGCCTGCCGGAGGTGCCGGCGCACGGTTCGGTCGGCTATCTGACCCATATGGCGCACGTCGCGCTCGTGTGCATCGGCCATGGCCATGCGCGCCACCGCGGCGAGCGGATTCGCGGCGACGAGGCATTGCGCCGCATCGGCCGCGCGCCGCTCGTGCTCGGTGCGAAGGAAGGGCTGAGTCTCGTCAACGGCACGCCGTGCGTGACGGGGCTGGCCGCGCTCGCGCTCGCCCGCGCGGAGCGGCTGCTCGACTGGGCCGACTGGGTGGCGGCGATGAGCTTCGAGAACCTCGGCGGGCAGCTCGCCGCGTTCGATCCGGCGTCGCTCGCGTTGCGGATTTCGCCCGGTATCGGGCACGTCGGCGCGCGGTTGCGCACGCTGCTCGCCGACAGCGGGATGCTCGCGGCGGCAAGCGGCCGGCATACGCAGGATCCGCTCAGCCTGCGCACGATTCCGCACGTGCACGGCGCGGCGCGCGACGTGTTCGACGTGACGGCGGAGGTGGTCGATCGCGAACTGGCGTCGGTGACCGACAATCCGATCGTGGCCGGCACGCGCGACGCGCCAGTCGTGCATTCGCAAGCGCATGCGGTCGGTGCGGGCATCGCGCTGGCGATGGACAGTCTCGCGGCGGCGATGGCGCAGGTCGCGGCAATCGCCGAGCGGCGTCTCGACCGGCTCGTCAATCCGCTCGTGAGCGGGCTGCCGGCGTTTCTCGCGATGCCGGGCGGTACCTGTTCGGGCTTCATGATCGCGCAGTACACGGCGGTCGCGCTCGTCGCGCAGAACCAGCGGCTCGCGGCGCCGGCGAGCCTCGACGGCGGCATCACGTCGGGCCTGCAGGAAGATCATCTGTGCCATGCGACGCCGGCGGCGCTGAAGGCGCTCGACATCATCGAGAATACGACGCGCGTGCTGGCGATCGAGCTGCTGGCCGCCGCGCAGGCCTACGATCTGCAGGCGGACGGCGCGTCGCGGGCAGCACCCACCGACGCGCTGTGGCGGCATGTGCGCGAACGCGTGCCGGCGTACCGGGACGACCGGCCGCTCGCGGACGACATCGCGATCGCCGCCGGCATCGTCGCGGGTGTGCCGCCGCCGGTGATGTAA
- the hutC gene encoding histidine utilization repressor: MNEAERQLAGRLAVAPGGDVPARALPAYQQIKRYVVERIANGDWKPGGAIPTEAELVKEFGVARMTVSRALRELTAERVLTRIQGAGTFVERRHYESTVLEIRNIADEIAERGHRHSARVLLIESSDDQEAVEALGLRSGPVFHSRIVHYEEEEPIQFEDRYVNPALFPAYLEQDFTVETPNHYMVRLAPIQRAEFRIYAQKPDAQVRRHLVMEIGEPCLLLRRRTWVGEQVATSVRLWHPASRFHLAGKV, from the coding sequence ATGAACGAAGCGGAACGACAACTTGCCGGCCGGCTCGCGGTCGCACCGGGTGGCGACGTACCGGCGCGCGCGTTGCCGGCCTACCAGCAGATCAAGCGCTACGTCGTCGAGCGGATTGCGAACGGCGACTGGAAGCCCGGCGGCGCGATTCCGACCGAGGCCGAGCTGGTCAAGGAGTTCGGCGTCGCGCGGATGACGGTGTCGCGCGCGCTGCGCGAGCTGACCGCCGAGCGCGTGCTGACCCGGATCCAGGGCGCCGGCACGTTCGTCGAACGGCGGCATTACGAATCGACGGTGCTGGAAATCCGCAACATCGCGGACGAGATCGCGGAGCGCGGCCATCGGCACAGCGCGCGCGTATTGCTGATCGAAAGCAGCGACGATCAGGAGGCGGTCGAAGCGCTCGGGCTGCGTTCGGGGCCCGTGTTCCATTCGCGCATCGTGCACTACGAGGAAGAGGAACCGATCCAGTTCGAGGATCGTTACGTCAACCCGGCGTTGTTTCCCGCGTATCTGGAACAGGACTTCACGGTCGAGACGCCGAATCACTACATGGTGCGGCTTGCGCCGATCCAGCGCGCGGAGTTCCGGATCTACGCGCAGAAGCCCGACGCGCAGGTGCGCCGGCACCTCGTGATGGAAATCGGCGAGCCGTGCCTGTTGCTCAGGCGCCGCACGTGGGTCGGCGAGCAGGTCGCGACATCGGTGCGGTTGTGGCATCCGGCGTCGCGGTTTCATCTGGCGGGGAAGGTGTGA
- a CDS encoding MFS transporter, whose translation MKTTPDRPAQAPPTRPGITPAGGGNARAAGLRLPTTLVGPIVLGTLLNALNSSMIAVALVSIQQAFNPQGAVHERIDTMWLVSGLYLATAVGQPTMGRLADRFGAKRIFCIGLAIVLIASALAPFAPSLGWLIASRVALGIGTSAAYPAGMAMIRTWSQRHANGATPTGGLGAISVAAQVAVAFGPPLGGALVQFAGWRAIFWINVPIVLLAFVLAWLWIPADVVPRGAQQRRTLRGTLKELDLPGVALFILTLASLLLFLQSVSREPDWLLLVATLVLCPVLVRRERLAATPLIDIRMLSDNRALTSTYLRCVGTYAVFYAIFYALPMWLQEAKRLSAADAGLVMLPVAGIGTVATMFATRLAHRHGSRPVLIIGSAMLCVGSVVMSLLTSAMPVWSIVLLSIVFGVPNGFNNLGNQAALYQSAPHDRIGTASGLYRTAQYVGGSLSFALVGLALGHPASDRGLRELAIVLAVISVLLLLNAASSRHLDAAASSISQQK comes from the coding sequence ATGAAAACGACTCCCGATCGACCTGCGCAAGCGCCACCCACGCGCCCCGGCATCACGCCGGCAGGCGGCGGCAATGCGCGCGCGGCGGGCCTGCGCCTGCCGACCACGCTGGTGGGCCCGATCGTGCTCGGCACGCTGCTCAACGCGCTGAACTCGTCGATGATCGCGGTCGCGCTCGTCAGCATCCAGCAAGCGTTCAACCCGCAGGGTGCGGTGCATGAACGCATCGACACGATGTGGCTCGTGTCGGGCCTCTATCTCGCGACGGCCGTCGGCCAGCCGACGATGGGGCGGCTCGCCGACCGGTTCGGCGCGAAGCGGATCTTCTGCATCGGCCTCGCGATCGTATTGATCGCGTCCGCGCTCGCGCCGTTCGCGCCGTCGCTCGGGTGGCTGATCGCGTCGCGCGTCGCGCTCGGCATCGGCACGTCCGCCGCGTATCCGGCCGGCATGGCGATGATCCGCACCTGGTCGCAGCGGCACGCGAACGGCGCGACGCCGACGGGCGGCCTCGGCGCGATCTCGGTCGCGGCGCAGGTGGCCGTCGCGTTCGGGCCGCCGCTCGGCGGCGCGCTCGTGCAGTTCGCCGGCTGGCGCGCGATCTTCTGGATCAACGTACCGATCGTGCTGCTGGCCTTCGTGCTGGCGTGGCTGTGGATTCCGGCCGACGTCGTCCCGCGCGGCGCGCAGCAACGCCGCACGCTGCGGGGCACGCTGAAGGAGCTGGACCTGCCGGGCGTCGCGCTGTTCATCCTGACGCTCGCGAGCCTGCTGCTGTTCCTGCAATCGGTGTCGCGCGAGCCCGACTGGCTGCTGCTCGTCGCGACGCTGGTGCTGTGCCCGGTGCTGGTCCGGCGCGAGCGGCTGGCCGCGACACCGCTGATCGACATCCGCATGCTGAGCGACAACCGAGCACTCACGAGCACGTACCTGCGCTGCGTCGGCACCTACGCGGTGTTCTACGCGATCTTCTATGCGCTGCCGATGTGGCTGCAGGAAGCCAAGCGCCTGTCCGCCGCCGATGCCGGCCTCGTGATGCTGCCGGTCGCCGGGATCGGCACGGTGGCGACAATGTTCGCGACCCGCCTTGCGCACCGCCACGGCTCGCGGCCGGTGCTGATCATCGGCTCGGCAATGCTGTGCGTCGGCAGCGTCGTGATGAGTCTCCTCACCAGCGCGATGCCGGTCTGGTCGATCGTGCTGCTGTCGATCGTGTTCGGCGTGCCGAACGGCTTCAACAATCTCGGCAACCAGGCGGCGCTCTACCAGAGCGCGCCGCACGACCGGATCGGCACCGCCTCGGGGCTGTACCGCACCGCGCAGTATGTCGGCGGCAGCCTGTCGTTTGCGCTCGTCGGGCTGGCGCTCGGCCATCCGGCGAGCGATCGCGGCCTGCGCGAGCTGGCCATCGTCCTGGCGGTCATCAGCGTGCTGCTGCTGCTCAATGCGGCATCGAGCCGGCACCTGGATGCCGCCGCTTCTTCCATCTCCCAACAGAAGTGA
- a CDS encoding hydrolase, giving the protein MSIPTLNRTVALVAIDLQNGIVSLPVVPYTGAQVVAKTVELATAFRALQLPVIYVHTSYQPDGGVALKVRTDAPSAPPNLDPEWSAFAPALGVAPSDIVVTKHQWGAFTGTDLDVQLRRRGITDIVLTGIATNIGVESTARQAYENNYNVVVVSDAVSTSSTDAQTFALTQIFPKLGQVAATADVEAALEQAYSR; this is encoded by the coding sequence ATGTCCATTCCGACGCTCAATCGCACGGTCGCGCTGGTCGCCATCGATCTGCAGAACGGCATCGTGTCGCTGCCGGTCGTGCCCTACACCGGCGCGCAGGTGGTGGCGAAGACGGTCGAGCTCGCGACCGCGTTCCGCGCGCTGCAGCTTCCCGTCATCTACGTGCACACGAGCTACCAGCCGGACGGCGGCGTGGCGCTGAAGGTCAGGACGGATGCGCCGTCGGCGCCGCCGAATCTCGATCCCGAATGGAGCGCGTTCGCGCCGGCGCTCGGCGTGGCGCCGTCCGACATCGTCGTGACGAAGCACCAGTGGGGCGCGTTCACCGGCACCGACCTCGACGTGCAGCTGCGCCGGCGCGGCATCACGGACATCGTGCTGACCGGGATCGCGACCAACATCGGCGTCGAATCGACGGCGCGCCAGGCATACGAGAACAACTACAACGTCGTCGTCGTCAGCGACGCGGTCAGCACGTCGTCCACCGACGCGCAGACCTTCGCGCTGACGCAGATCTTCCCGAAGCTCGGGCAGGTGGCCGCGACGGCCGACGTGGAGGCGGCACTGGAGCAGGCGTATTCGCGCTGA
- a CDS encoding zinc-binding dehydrogenase, with protein sequence MIKTDAWVLYAGPEPSRKQAPVAGELRRETFEFSDLEADEVLVEPLYGSWEANLDHALSRNPVDICRQRREDKIVLGNGALVRIVERGRGVKTLKEGEICMVMPFGKRDEYGFAELVYAYDAPGTIGVMAQRTKMRADNLVAVPTDSRHSLLQWATYGRYFTAWDNWKVASACWRSQLPDVDPADYLVFGWGGGTTLAELQLAKREGFRVAMTASNDRRLEELAKLGITPVDRRKFPNLAYDDERYKTDPEYQASYRESERVFAETIAELSGGRGVAIFLDNLGGALYRSTMRVVGRTGIVTTVGWKTGMRLWNLRATECINRRLHIHTHAWRYDDSITIRDFQETSGWIGQEPTEIFDFDEVPKLASDYLNGKIQTYFPIYRINAV encoded by the coding sequence ATGATCAAGACCGATGCATGGGTTCTTTACGCAGGTCCGGAACCGAGCAGGAAGCAGGCGCCCGTGGCGGGCGAGCTGCGTCGCGAAACCTTCGAATTCTCCGATCTGGAAGCCGACGAGGTGCTGGTCGAGCCGCTGTACGGATCGTGGGAAGCGAACCTCGACCACGCGCTGTCGCGCAATCCGGTCGACATCTGCCGGCAGCGCCGCGAGGACAAGATCGTGCTCGGCAACGGTGCGCTGGTGCGCATCGTCGAGCGCGGCCGCGGCGTGAAGACGCTGAAGGAAGGCGAGATCTGCATGGTGATGCCGTTCGGCAAGCGCGACGAATACGGGTTCGCCGAGCTCGTCTACGCGTACGACGCGCCGGGCACGATCGGCGTGATGGCGCAGCGGACCAAGATGCGCGCCGACAACCTCGTGGCGGTGCCGACCGACAGCCGGCATTCGCTGCTGCAATGGGCGACGTACGGCCGCTACTTCACCGCGTGGGACAACTGGAAGGTGGCGTCGGCGTGCTGGCGCTCGCAGTTGCCGGACGTCGATCCGGCCGACTACCTGGTGTTCGGCTGGGGTGGCGGCACGACGCTCGCCGAGCTGCAGCTCGCGAAGCGCGAGGGTTTTCGCGTCGCGATGACGGCGAGCAACGACCGGCGCCTCGAGGAGCTCGCGAAGCTCGGCATCACGCCGGTCGATCGCCGCAAGTTCCCGAATCTCGCGTATGACGACGAGCGCTACAAGACCGATCCCGAGTACCAGGCGAGTTATCGCGAGTCGGAGCGCGTGTTCGCGGAGACGATCGCGGAACTGAGCGGCGGCCGCGGCGTCGCGATCTTCCTCGACAACCTCGGCGGCGCGCTGTATCGCTCGACGATGCGCGTGGTCGGCCGCACCGGCATCGTCACGACGGTCGGCTGGAAGACCGGGATGCGCCTGTGGAACCTGCGCGCGACGGAATGCATCAACCGCCGCCTGCACATCCACACGCATGCGTGGCGCTACGACGACAGCATCACGATCCGCGACTTCCAGGAAACGAGCGGCTGGATCGGCCAGGAGCCGACCGAGATCTTCGATTTCGACGAAGTGCCGAAGCTCGCGTCCGACTACCTAAACGGGAAGATCCAGACGTATTTCCCGATCTACCGGATCAACGCCGTCTGA
- a CDS encoding CaiB/BaiF CoA transferase family protein, producing the protein MATVEIGDVDAGAAPDASKPAPLGGIRVIDAATLFAGPLAATMLADYGADVIKVEHPDGDPARKYGARRDDVPLWWKVLARNKRAVTLNLGTADGQRIFRELAAQADVVVENFRPGTLERWGLGYDVLSAINPRLVLVRVTGFGQFGPYASRPGFGTLAEAMSGLASITGEADGPPLLPSFPLADTVAGLTAAFAIMTALKAREHTGRGQVVDLAIIETMLAAMGAQVASYDQTGLVPERTGNRSPNNSPRGVYRTSDGKWVALSTSAHSIAERVMRLVGRADLIDEPWFANGAERAKHADELDAAVGGWIGQRTRDDVIAEFERAQAAVAPIYDVADVLRDPQYAALGSVVSVPDAELGAFRTHNVPFRLSDTPGAIRWGGPARGTHNDEVFGALGLERREIADLTERGVI; encoded by the coding sequence ATGGCCACTGTGGAAATCGGGGACGTCGACGCCGGCGCGGCGCCGGACGCCTCCAAACCGGCGCCGCTCGGCGGCATTCGCGTGATCGACGCCGCGACGTTGTTCGCGGGCCCGCTCGCGGCGACGATGCTCGCGGACTACGGCGCCGACGTGATCAAGGTCGAGCATCCGGACGGCGATCCGGCGCGCAAGTACGGCGCGCGCCGCGACGACGTGCCGTTGTGGTGGAAGGTGCTCGCGCGCAACAAGCGGGCGGTCACGCTGAATCTCGGCACGGCCGACGGCCAGCGGATCTTCCGCGAACTGGCGGCGCAGGCGGACGTGGTCGTCGAGAATTTCCGGCCCGGCACGCTCGAACGCTGGGGGCTCGGCTACGACGTGCTGTCTGCGATCAACCCGCGGCTCGTGCTCGTGCGGGTGACGGGCTTCGGCCAGTTCGGCCCGTATGCGAGCCGCCCGGGCTTCGGCACGCTGGCCGAGGCGATGAGCGGGCTCGCGTCGATCACCGGCGAGGCGGACGGGCCGCCGCTGCTGCCGTCGTTTCCGCTCGCCGACACGGTCGCGGGGCTGACCGCCGCGTTCGCGATCATGACCGCGCTGAAGGCGCGCGAGCACACCGGGCGCGGCCAGGTCGTCGATCTGGCGATCATCGAGACGATGCTCGCCGCGATGGGCGCGCAGGTCGCGAGCTACGACCAGACGGGCTTGGTGCCCGAGCGCACCGGCAATCGTTCGCCGAACAATTCGCCGCGCGGTGTCTACCGCACGTCGGACGGCAAGTGGGTCGCGCTGTCGACGTCGGCGCACAGCATCGCCGAGCGCGTGATGCGCCTCGTCGGCCGCGCGGACCTGATCGACGAACCGTGGTTCGCGAACGGCGCCGAGCGCGCGAAGCATGCGGACGAGCTGGATGCGGCGGTCGGCGGCTGGATCGGGCAGCGCACGCGCGACGACGTGATCGCCGAATTCGAGCGCGCGCAGGCGGCGGTCGCGCCGATCTACGACGTCGCCGACGTGCTGCGCGATCCGCAGTACGCGGCGCTCGGCTCGGTCGTGTCGGTGCCCGACGCGGAGCTCGGCGCGTTCCGCACGCACAACGTGCCGTTCCGGCTGTCCGACACGCCCGGCGCGATCCGCTGGGGCGGGCCTGCGCGCGGCACGCACAACGACGAAGTATTCGGCGCATTGGGACTGGAGCGGCGCGAGATCGCCGATCTGACCGAACGAGGGGTGATATGA